One Felis catus isolate Fca126 chromosome D2, F.catus_Fca126_mat1.0, whole genome shotgun sequence DNA window includes the following coding sequences:
- the ATP5MK gene encoding ATP synthase membrane subunit K, mitochondrial — MAGPETDAQFQFTGIKKYFNSYTLTGRMNCVLATYGGIALMVLYFKLRSKKTPAVKAT; from the exons ATGGCAGGACCAGAAACTGATGCCCAATTCCAATTCACTGgtatcaaaaaatatttcaactctTACACTCTCACAGGTAGAATGAAT tgtGTACTGGCCACATATGGAGGCATCGCTTTGATGGTCTTGTACTTCAAGTTAAGGTCTAAAAAAACACCAGCTGTGAAAGCAACGTAA